Genomic segment of Juglans microcarpa x Juglans regia isolate MS1-56 chromosome 7S, Jm3101_v1.0, whole genome shotgun sequence:
AACCAGAGATTATGCAAAGCATAGAAACAATGCGTATGATGAGCACCGGAGGAGAGATAGTTCAAGTCCAAGTTGGCCACATTGTCCGATCCACTGGCCGCAAATTAGCTGAGAACCCAGATGACAATTCAACCTTCATTCCACCAAGTCTAGACTTTGAGGCCATCACAAACACCTTGAAATCTTTATTCCCAACAAGTTATGCAACTTCCTCTATCAATTTCCAGAGCTACCCACCTGACATAATTTCAAGAGCCTCCAACCCCACCCAACATCTTGGCCTATCCCTCCACTCTTTTCAGGACCATTCAGCTCTAAACGGCCAGACCCACCTGAAATAATTTGCAGGGTCGGCTTCGGTAttaccagagagagagagaaggtctTGCAGCGTGATTTGGGATGGAGGCCGAGAGGGAAGGGTCTTGCCATCTTGCAGCATGGGTCTGAGGAGCGAGAGAGAAGATCTTGCAGGGTGATTCGGGATGGAGGAGAGGGAAGGGTCTTGTTTTTCcacagcatttttttttttttttttgccaactCAGCAGCCATTTACATGGCGCTTAAGGCAGGTGACTGTATTAAGCATTTTTGTAAACATAtatattgcaaaaaaaaaaaaaaaaaaaaaaaacaaccaaatgAGTGTCACGATTTTTCCAAGATGAAGAAAAGTCATATATTgcatttgtttttgaaaaataaaagtaattcaTTAGTGTGAATTTTAAGTAAATGTGATAGAAGTGACCCTATTTAAGAAAAAGTTGTACGTACGAACTTGTTAATATTCATCCTCCTCCATAGTCTCGAACATTGAATCATCATAAACATACCGACTTGCCCAATTATCTGTCAACGAAAAGAATGAGACagttagaaaagaaagaaagagaattaATTTGACAACACGGAGAAAATGGTAggaaagtatatatatgtatggaaaATAAATGAGCTAGAGGGATCTaagaatttgtatatataaaaaacagaAATTCGATTGGCAATCAAAAAAGGCAGTTAATTCACGATCAGCAAAACAATTCCCAATGCTCACATTGTAATGCCAAATCatatttcatttacttttatttttattaatgtttaaaaaaaaaagttgattttataacttattgaaaAGCTTTGAGGTTGCATGGGTCTCTCACCTCTCGGCCATTCATCATATCCTTGAATTTGTCTGCGATCAATCATTATGTTGGGGACGCAATCCACCTTGAgccattcttttcctttttaaccTTTCAACTCTTCCTCCAACACTGGACATACGGATGCTATCCATAGAAAACGAAGGGAGGCAGGGAAGCCCTCTTCTGGCATGTACTTGAGCTCTGGACAGCTATAGATTAGCAGTTGTACAAGGGAGGTGAGGTGCCCAAGGGATGGCAAGGCACTACAATATTTGCAATCAAATAATTTCAACTCAGACAATGAAGTAAGCCCTCCTATCCAATCTGAAAAACCTTTCCCGCTGTAGCGCTTGATGGAGAGACTTTTCAAGTTTTCACGGGGCTGCAGATTTTCAAGTACACTTCTTTGACTTTCCGAAATACAAAGTACTTCTTCTGGAGGAATATTACATTCTAACACCAACTTCTCGAGGTAACCTTTATCCTTCAAGCCTGCATTCAAAGCATCATCAGCTGATCTAACATTTTGGAGCTCTTTAATTAAAAGCTTTCCTTGaagattttttagttttccCAATTCTCCAATGCACCCACTAGCACTGTCATGTTTGCTGACGACGAATTTTGGCAACGTCTGGAGACATTTTAATCTATCCATTTTTATCGGCATCTCCTTTAAATGGTAAGTTCGATCAATTTCAAGATGACGTAAATTAATGAGTTTCCACATATCTCTTGGCAATCTATCCAACTTGCTACACCATGATAACTTCAACGTTTGCAAATTGCACAAATTACATATGGAATCGGGCAATCTGTTAAATCTTGACTAGAAACATCCAAATAACATAGATATTTCATCTCGCCAATTGAATCAAGCAACTTAGTATTCCCAAAGCCTATACTGCCCAGGGAGAGAACTCTTAAGCACAATATTGTACTTGGCATTTTGATTTCCCAATACCGCATGTATTCGTTTAATGTAAGGAAAGTGCGCAATTGTTTGGCCTTTAAAAGATCAGCTTCAATATC
This window contains:
- the LOC121241426 gene encoding putative disease resistance RPP13-like protein 1, with amino-acid sequence MDRLKCLQTLPKFVVSKHDSASGCIGELGKLKNLQGKLLIKELQNVRSADDALNAGLKDKGYLEKLVLECNIPPEEVLCISESQRSVLENLQPRENLKSLSIKRYSGKGFSDWIGGLTSLSELKLFDCKYCSALPSLGHLTSLVQLLIYSCPELKYMPEEGFPASLRFLWIASVCPVLEEELKDNWASRYVYDDSMFETMEEDEY